Within Nitrosopumilus sp., the genomic segment ATCTGTGGGAATTAATCGAGATCCAAAGTTCAAGGATTCCATTCACAAAAAATTCATGGAGACTGCCGAAGTCGTCTCAATCTCTGAGGTTACTGGCAGATTTGATATAATGATAAAGGTATATGCCAAGAATCTTGAGGCCCTACATTCAGTAGTAATTGAGAAGATTGGTAAAATTGAGGGCATTCAAAATACTGAGACTTTTGTAGAGTTACAAAAAACTGACAAAGAACCTGTTTATCTAATCCAATAATCTATTTTATGTCTGCAAAGAAAAATTTTCCAGACTGGGATTCCTTTTACAAAGAAACTGATGTCAAAGAGATGCCTTGGTACGAGCAAAATCTTGATGCAGATTTGGCTGATCAAATCAATTCTATGAATCTAAAAGAAGGAAAATTTCTAGATCTTGGTACGGGACCTGGAACACAGGCAATTGAACTGGCAAAGCTAG encodes:
- a CDS encoding Lrp/AsnC family transcriptional regulator — protein: MKLLYELTTDGSISVPTLSKKLGINASVLYSRIKRLMKKKLIKKFTIEIDDSLLGIGVKASVGINRDPKFKDSIHKKFMETAEVVSISEVTGRFDIMIKVYAKNLEALHSVVIEKIGKIEGIQNTETFVELQKTDKEPVYLIQ